The Raphanus sativus cultivar WK10039 chromosome 6, ASM80110v3, whole genome shotgun sequence sequence ACTCTGGTATAGGCAGCACCAGCAATGCATAGCGTCCACGTTATCAGGACTTACACATGGATCTCCTGTCCACCAGACAGTTGAAGCACTTCTCACCATGGTGTTCAGAAAGGTTAATCCTGGCACAAGCAGTTCATCAGGAGCTGCAAGTGAAGACAGCATTCCAAGACCTGAGTTTCCTGCTTGGGATATCCTCAAAGCTGTTCCATATGTCGTCGATGCTGCTTTAACAGCTTGTTCTCATGGAAGGCTTTGTACTCGTGACTTAGCAACAGGTTTGTGCCTCGTGCTTTCTCTTGTGCcaataatatatatcatatattgtGACAATAAGTGTTGTTCTTTCAGGTCTGAAAGATTTAACAGATTTTCTCCCAGCATCACTAGCAACGATAGTGAGCTACTTGTCGGCTGAGGTGAGCAGAGGTGTTTGGAAGCAAGTATTCATGAACGGCATTGATTGGCCAAATCCGGCTGCAAACCTATCCAACGTTGAGgcttatataaagaaaattctCGCAACAACAGGAGTTGATATCCCTAGCCTTGCTCCAGGTAAAACTATGCAACATGTTCAACATTGTCTTAGATTTGTTGAAACTTGTCTTTTGAACTTATGGTTGATTCTTGCTTGTGTTATAGCCGGAGGGAGTTCTCCAGCAACGCTTCCTTTACCTCTAGCCGCTTTTGTCACTCTAACCATTACTTACAAAGTCGACAAAGCTTCAGAGCGTTTCCTCAATCTGGCCGGGCCAGCACTCGAGTGCTTGGCTGCAGCCTGCCCTTGGCCTTGCATGCCCATTGTAGCTTCGTTGTGGACCCAAAAGGCGAAACGTTGGTTTGACTTTCTTGTTTTCTCTGCATCTCGCACCGTCTTTCTTCACAACCCAGACGCTGTGGTTCAGCTCCTCAGGAACTGCTTCAGTGCCACTCTCGGGTTAAACGCTGCACCCATGTCATATAGTGTTGGATCTCTTCTTGGCCATGGCGGGATCTTTCCTGTAGCACCGGGGATTCTCTACCTACGCATGTATCGTGCTCTCAGAGACACCGTCCCTGTAACGGAAGAGATTCTCTCTCTCCTGATACATTCTGTGAAGGATATAGTACAGAACAGGCTCTCAAAGGAGCTGAAAACAGTGAAGACCGGATCAAGTTACGGCCAGAGTTCACTAGCAACAGCAATGACTCAAGTCAAGCTTGCTGCTTCGCTTAGTGCCTCATTGGTATGGCTAACCGGCGGCTTAGCTGTGGTCCACCTACTGATCAAAGAGACCATCCCGTCCTGGTTTCTATCGGTTGACCAAGAACAAGAAGGACCATCTGAGCTAGCTGCGGAGCTAAGAGGGAATGCCCTTGCTTACTTTGTGGTCCTATGTGGAGCATTCGCTTGGGGGATGGACTGGAGATCAGCTGCATCGAAACGCCGCCAAGGGATCATGGGAAGCCACTTGGAGTTCCTCGCGAGTGCCTTGGACGGGAAAATATCAGTGGGGTGCGAGACAGCAACTTGGCGAGCTTATATTACCGGTTTGGTGAGTCTAATGGTGAGCTGTTTGCCAAGTTGGGTGATAGAGATCGATACAGAAGTGATGAAGAGTCTGAGCAACGGGCTGAGACGGTGGGGGAAAGATGAGCTAGCGGTTTTACTTCTCTCCATTGGAGGTCTCAAAACAATGGATCATGCCGCTGAGTTTATCATTCATTTGCGTTCCTAGCTTCTTCTAAGTGTTTTGATCTCTTTCATAGTGTTTTAGTTGATTTGCTTGACGGTGGATAGTTTTGGCTTACTCTACTAGCTGTTAGTATAGTGTGATGACTCTAACACGCATGTATAGGGAATGATAAAAAGAATACAAATCTTGTGAAGAATTAAATGTTCTTTTCTCATAATATTCATTATGATGATCTGGTTTTTGCTACCACATggaataataaaagaaaacatagttTGTATCATAGTGTAGACAATAAAAATGAGGAAAATTTAGTCAACATTGACAGTCTCAATGTGAATACTGtgtcttcttttcttctcttgtttCTTTGTAACCAGCATCGCATGTTCTAGTttacttcttctctttctcttccgtGTCTGGGTTGGTTGCTGGATTTGAACCAAACTTGGAACATAATTGAATATACATGACAGCCATGGTTCCTGTGTAGATCTTACATAAGGGATTTCTTTGTGATATTCATCGTTCTCTCCAATAATGTAGACCACGTTCTTAAAGTTCAGACCACTTGGTCCTGGACACACGACCACTTTCTTGTCCTCGTCGAGTAAAAAAGTCGTGAAGAACGGGTAACGTTCTGAATCAAGAACGTGTAAATCCACTTCAAAAGACTTGCTCCACGACAAGGCAGTTTCAGTACCAAAGTTACTGGTCACCCACAGCTCCATCTTTAATTGAAAATGGTTCATATGTAACACTGAGATTTGTTCTTCTCTAACAAGAGATAGTAGCATCATAGTTGACGGAACTGGAGGAAGATTTAGACGTATAAATCTCTCTGTTGTGAAATCAAAACTGAGTAAGAACATAGAATAATCGTCTTTTCTATCTGAAGCAACCCAATATGTGTTTCCTTGCAAGGATACGTATCCAATTGCCTGTATATAGTAGTCGAGAGAGATTCCATCAAGAAACCTCCATGAATCAGAGCTAAATTCATATATCTCAAACTCATCAACATTGTCTTCTCTCTTGGGACTCTGCCGATACCTCAAGATTTTGTAGTCACGGTGGCAAGATTCCTTGTTTTTGTATCCTAAAGCATAACTAGATTTTTCCTTGTAATGATGAATCCATTTTGTTTCCCCTAAAAGTGGATTCCAAACTAGGAGCTTATTGTATCTGGTAACGCATAACAACAAACCTTCGCAGTGAAAGACTTCCATTATATCGGAATCTTGTGAACTAGAGTGGGAACCCTTCTTTAGGTTAAGTGCATCCTTAAACTCTATAGATGGAGCATTGACGCTGAGATCGAGCTCAACGCTCAATGGACAAATCCTAAACTCCTTCAGCATGAGAAGTAGAGGCTGCTTTGGAGCTTTACGGTGGTGCTTCTCGGTGAATAGTTGGTCTTTGAGTAAAGCATTCCATTGTTTGCAAGTAGTTCGCAACCGTCTCAGAGTTGTCGCCGGAACCCTAGAGAGTATTTCCTCTAGTAAGTGGTGGGGAAGATCGGATATCATCATTCTCTTCTCTCCCAAGGAAGAAGAAAACGACCAGGCCTCGATTAGGTTTTTCAGGTATTCACTTTTTTTAATGAACAAAGGTTTCTTCTATAGAAAAACATGAAACGGTGTTTCTTTTATATActcttttattttcctttttttcctttttccttttcctttttccttttaACGGCAAATACTCTTAGGGAATttgattattaattattttacaagATTCTAACCATCAATTTACACCATTTTATGGTTTATAAACTACTAATTTCTTTGAAAGCATGAACTTTTTAAGACATCAACACTTGGGCTCTTTCAGGACCAGCTTAATAATGTCATGGACCCTGATTTTATGCCCTAGAGTTTTTTTAATaggtatttgtttttattttcaatatattagaaatatatcttattttataaagcttggtttttcaaagttactaattaacacgatTGCGACACATggcagttatatattttagattgtgacatgtgtttgcaaatattgtttattttctaaaatcataaagaaaatataatttttagaaaaattaatagaaattatcATTAATagtaattatcattttttatttatttttctaaattcaaagttaataattaacatgattgtgacacatgacatttatatattttagattgtgacatgtgtttgcaaatattgtttatttttctaaaatcataaagaaaaatataattgttaaaagATCAATagtaattatcttttttattttttttctaaaatcataaagaaaagataattgttaaaaacaaattgatagtaattatcctttttaaaatctaaaaccaaaaattgttaaaaagtgtttaatgttaatttccctttattcaaatcctaattaaaaagataataaaacaaaaagaactaCAATTATTTGGATATTAACAcgatgtttaaaaaaaaaagtaacagtaatttcaattttaacaAATCCTATACCAAAACGATTGgtacaaatattaatttaatactaatttccttttctaaaatcataaagaaaagataACTGTGAAACAATATTTGATAgtagttttcctttttaaaaattttaaccAAGAAATTGTTAAAGGGTgtttaatgttatttttcctttattacaatccttaataaaaaaaatcataaaaccaaaaGGAACTATAGtcattcaaatatatatatatatatgtatatagaaCTAAGCTCTGTCATATTTTTGTCACTTCTTATATTTAATTAccaaacatatttattgattcaaaaaaaatattatgtgagTTTAATATCACCTTCGCATGTTCTTTTCGGTTTTGTATGTTACTGTCAATTGATTGGGTATTCGTAATGAATTCTACTTGaaataacattattatataaCATGATTTTGTTACAGATGTAATGAATTATATAAAATGGAGAAAATGGATGT is a genomic window containing:
- the LOC108807752 gene encoding putative F-box/kelch-repeat protein At3g22730, with protein sequence MMISDLPHHLLEEILSRVPATTLRRLRTTCKQWNALLKDQLFTEKHHRKAPKQPLLLMLKEFRICPLSVELDLSVNAPSIEFKDALNLKKGSHSSSQDSDIMEVFHCEGLLLCVTRYNKLLVWNPLLGETKWIHHYKEKSSYALGYKNKESCHRDYKILRYRQSPKREDNVDEFEIYEFSSDSWRFLDGISLDYYIQAIGYVSLQGNTYWVASDRKDDYSMFLLSFDFTTERFIRLNLPPVPSTMMLLSLVREEQISVLHMNHFQLKMELWVTSNFGTETALSWSKSFEVDLHVLDSERYPFFTTFLLDEDKKVVVCPGPSGLNFKNVVYIIGENDEYHKEIPYVRSTQEPWLSCIFNYVPSLVQIQQPTQTRKRKRRSKLEHAMLVTKKQEKKRRHSIHIETVNVD